A genomic window from Anthonomus grandis grandis chromosome 2, icAntGran1.3, whole genome shotgun sequence includes:
- the LOC126750213 gene encoding neuropeptide SIFamide — MSKFMSALLLACLVLLVLTPAEATYRKPPFNGSIFGKRAGLAAVEYDTAGKTLSAMCEIASEACQSWFPSQEK; from the exons ATGTCTAAGTTCATGTCCGCGCTTTTGCTCGCCTGTCTCGTTTTGCTCGTTTTAACGCCAGCAGAAGCGACTTACAGGAAACCCCCATTTAACGGGTCGATTTTTGGGAAAAGGGCTGGCTTAGCTGCAGTTG AATATGATACAGCAGGTAAAACTCTGTCGGCCATGTGTGAAATAGCCAGCGAAGCCTGCCAGTCTTGGTTTCCCTCGCAAGAAAAGTAG